Part of the Ignavibacteriota bacterium genome, GGCGCCGTTGTTGGTGGAGCGGAAGGCGCCCGCGTCGCTGGTGCCGAGAAAGAGCTGTCCGCGTGTATTGACGATGAGCCGGCTGAAGTTGTTGCTTGTGAGTCCGGCGTTGATGTACACGTACGTCGTCTCGTCGATGGTGCGCAGCATGCCGTCGTTCAGCACGGCGAGGAACAGGTGCCCGTTGGTGGGGTTGATGACCAGGCCGTTGATGGTGCCCTTCCCCACGTACCGGCTCATCCAGCCGGTACCGCCGTTCAGCGTCTTGTAGAGGTACGGCGGAAGCGTGGGATTCATCTGCTGCGTGCCTGCGTAATTCACCTGCGCACTGCGGAAGGCGAAGGTGTGGACGGAGTGATAGTTCAGCGGCTCGTTCACGGGCGACTGCCACGTCGTGCCGTTATTGGTGGAGATGAAGTAGCCGTTGCCGGCAGATGCGTGCATTCTTCCCGAGAAGGGATTCGCGTCGAAGCCCGTGAGTGTGGTGGAGGCAAACCCCGACATCGTCCACGAATCGCCGCGGTTCTCGGAATACCACGCCCCGCCCTGCCGTGAGGCGGCGAAGAGCCGATTCGATGGATGCACCAGCAGAAAGTCGACCGGATTCGATGAGGGTTGCGTCACCTGCACCCAGAAGTTCTGCGCGGCCAGGGGCGCGGCTCCCGCCAGCATGGCGAGAAGCAGCACGAGTCGTCCTCTGTATGTCTTCATCGTTCGCATCTTTCTCTCTCTCGTGAATTGCGCCGAGGCGTATGCCGCCGGCGCGCGGCGCCCCGGGCGCCTGCGAAACATGGGGTCATCGTGTGGGCGGACGCGGAGGTTCGCGCAGCGTGAGTATCGGCGCGGGCGCGCGATACGCGTCGGTCGGAGCCGAGCGGCCCGCGCTGCCGGACTGCGGATACACGCCCGCGTTGTCCATCAACATGATCAGCCGCTGCGACGCGAGGGCGGGCACGCGGAGCACCGGACCTCGCGACTCGATCTCGCGTATTGCGGCGAGCGTCTGTTCGCGTGTGCCCGCGGTGATGAGGCCGTCCATCGCCGCAGCCCGAGTGGCCGCCAGCGTGAAGTTCCGGTCCAGCGACAGCGCTTCCTGATAGTAGCTCCGCGCCGCGATAAAGTCGCGCGCGTCCTCCTTCTCGAGGCCGATGCTGTACAGCAGAAAGGCGTCGACGCTGTTGGTCGGATTGCGCGCGATGCGGTCGCGCTCGGCGGGTGTGATGCTGATCTCGAGTTTCGTGAGCAGATCAAACACCGCGTCCTTCTGCAGGCGGAAGAGTTTGTCGAGATCGTCCCTGCGTGTGAACGGCGCGGCGGGGGCGCGCCGCAGCACGTCCTCGGCGTTGACCGTGATCTGCACGGCCTTGTCGGGCGACACGCTGAACACACCCGTCACGATGCGCTCGGCCTTGAGCAGGCGTCCCAACCGCGGCGCGGTGGACTGATCGATGGCGGCGCTGCGCGAGAGCTGCAGCTCGTCCGACAGCTCGCGCACACGCACACGCTCCACAAGTCGCAGCTTCGACACATTGCCGAGATCGGCGATAAACAGTTCGCTCAGTCCCTTGCCAAGACTCGCGTACCTCTCGTCGCCCGCGCCGAACACCAGCGGGAACACGGCGATGGTGTTTGCCGTGACGTCGTTATCGGTGAGCTGCAGTTCCTGCGTCACCAGACTCCGGAACTGCGCGCGCACGGTTTCACGTATCAGGGTCTCGTAGCGGCCCTGCATCAGCCGCCTGTACGGCGAGAGCGGCGAGTAATCGGCGAACGACGTGTACTGTGCCAGCGCGGCCTGCGGATCGTTCTGCAGTTCGTGCAGCATGCCGGTGAAGAAGCGCGTTTTGGCGTCGGCCGCCTTCAGGCGCGCTGCGCGCGTGAGGAAGTCCTTCGCTTTGGCGAACTGCCGCGTCTGCACGTAGATCGCGCCGAGATCGCGCAGCGCGTCGGCGTTCTGCGGATTGATGTCGAGCACCGCCTCGTGCCGCGCGATTTCCTCGCGGAACTCGTCGACGCTGCGATCGAAGGACACGGTGGCGCAGGAGAGGAACAGCGCCGCGACGGCCGGGATCAAACCCGCTGTCACACGTTGTGATATCGACATGCCGCTATCCGATCAGCGGCTTGATGACCTCGATGCGTTTCTTCGCCTTCTCAAAGCCCGGATCGAGCGACAGCGCCTGCTGGAATTTCTCGAGGGCGGACCGGTAGTCGCCCTTCTCCACCAGCGTCACGCCGTCGGCGTAGAACAACATGGCGTCGAGCGACTGCGTGGGCGATTTTTCCTGCGCGGCCTTTTCCGTCACGGTGACGTTGATCTTCTTCGCGATCAGCGTGCTGAGCTTGGCGGTGAGTTCGTCGAAATCGTCGACGTCGCCGCTCACAACTTCGGTGGCGAGTATCTCGCCCGTCTCCACTTTCACGAGACGTGTGCTGAGTTTCATCTTGCCGGGGAAGCCGATGTAGCTGCCGAACAGCACGGCATTGACGCCGAGCTGTTTGCCCACACGCACCGCGGTGTTCTGGTCGAACTTGCCCGGATCGTTTTCGAGGCCGATCTCCTGCAATATCCACGCGATACGCTCGCGCTCCACCACCTTGAGATTCACGAGTCCGTTCAACTGCGCGATCATCAGATCGGCGAAGCCGTTTTCGAGCGGCGTGTATTTGGCCACGTCGTCGCCGACGAGGCGGTTCTTGAAGTCGAGTATGGCGATGGTCTGCATGCCCGGATCGGGACGCTCGATGGCGGCGCTGCCCGTGGCCTCCTTGCAGACCGAGTAGTACATCTTCACGAGCTGCGGCGCCTCGTTCTCGGGATCGAGTTCGGGACGCGGCGGCGCAAGCGACGCGAGCTGCGCCAGCGCCCATTTCGACTTGTCGGTCATGTCCTTCGCGAAATAGCAGCGGCTGAGGATGAGGTACACGTTCACCTTGTCGTCCTTCGCCAACTCCGCGTTCTGCGTCAGTTCGCTGAGCAGTTGTATGGCCTCGTCATTGTACGCGTTGTTATAGTACTCCATCGCCTTCTGCATCTTGCTCTTCACGTCGCCGCCGCCCTGGGCATGCAGCGAACCCGCGGCCAGCATCAACACAGCCGCCACTGCCGCAAGAATCCCCACGCGCCCGCCCGGCGCGCGCACCGCCGTATTTCTCGTTCCATTCATCGCTGCCTCCATCTATCTGGTGTGTCGTTGGTGTTTAGATTTTGTCTTTCATGGTAAAGATGATCCGGTAGTCGCGCTTCTGCTCGCCGGCCTCGATGGTGATGGTCTGCGGCCCTGGCGACACGGTCTTGCCGTTCAGCGTCACACTCTCCACAACCTTCCCTTCCTTGGCCACGTTGATCGTGTACCGGCCGGGACCTTTCGTCAGCATTTTTGTGGTGTACAGACCGATGTCCTCGCCGTTCACGCTGATGTTGCCGAACTGCGGCCGAACAAAGACGGTGATGGTCTGCTCGAAATAAAACGACACGTTCTGCGTTCCGCCCGCATCCACCGCGGCGCTGAAACGTTTTGTGCCGTAGACTGGATGGGTCACGGTCACAGTCTTGGATCCGGCCGCAAGGTCGAAGCCGGCGGTCTGTCCCGCATCGGCGTTGCGCGTGATACCGTCCACTGTCACTCTGCCCGACGGGAACACCGCCACGGCGAGCCGGCCACGTTCCGTTGTAACGGCGGGACCCGTGGTGTTGCCACCGGGGGGAGTTTCCACGCGGCGCTCATTTCGTGGCGGCGGATCCTGGCGCGGCCGTGTGCCGCCGGGTGTTGCCGTGGACGGTTTTTCTATCGTGGACGGATCGGACTGCGTGTTCGAACCCGGCTCCGTGCTGTCGGCTTGTTTAGACTGAATCGAAGGAGGCGGATCCGCGCCCGCCGACTTTTTCTCCGCGACCGACGGTGCTCCGGCGCCGTCAGCATCACCGGATCCGGATCCACTGATGGACGGCCAGAGGAAATACAGTGCCGCGACAGCCACAAGCAGGAACAGTCCCGCAACAGGAAGCAGCGGAAATTTCCGCCGCGATGGCGCGGCGGGTGTGTCGGAAACAAACACCGTTTCCGCGGCAACACGCGGCGCCGCGGCCACACCCGAGCCGTGCGCCTCGAGCGCTGTGCGCATCTCGGCCGCGGTCTGATAACGCTTTTCAGGATCCTTCTCGATGGAGCGCTGCACCACGGCCACAAGACCGCGCGGCAGATCGGGTTTCGCCTTCTCGAGAGGCGGCAGATCGCCGTCGACGATGGCTTTGCGTATGGCAAAGTCGGTCACATCGTCGCCGAAGGGCACACGTCCGGTAAGGGCTTCGTACAGCGTGATGCCGAGCGAGTAGATGTCGCCGCGGCGGTCCACATTGGCGAGGCCGCGCACCTGCTCGGGCGACATGTAGTAGAGAGTGCCCGCGGTGCCCATCGTCATCGTCATGGCCGACGATTGCTGAATTTTTGCGAGACCAAAATCCGTCACCTTCACACGTTCGTCGGCGGTGATCATGATGTTGCCGGGTTTGATGTCGCGATGCACGATGCCCGCCTCGTGCGCATGATCGAGCGCCGTGAGTATCTGCGAGAATATTCGCACGCAGCTTTCCGGGCTCATGGGTCCGGACTGCCGCAGACGGTCGGCCAGCGTGCCGCCCTCCACCAACTCCATCGCGATGAGGAAACCCTGGGCGGTTTCGCGCAGCGCATAAATCGAGACGATTCCCGGATGCTGCAGTTTTGCGAGTGCCTTCGCCTCGGATTGGAAGCGTTTGAGGAACATCTCGTCGCTGGCGAAGCGCGAATCCATCATCTTCAGCGCCACGGGACGGTCGAGTGTCGTGTCGACGGCGCGGTACACCACGCCCATGCCGCCGTTGCCGAGAACGCCCTGCACTTCGTAGGTGTCGATCGTTTGTCCGATGAGGCCGCTCATGCCGCGCCGACCCGTGTCGTATTTCGGGACCTTTTACTCATGTACGTCCGGATTGTGGTGTACTTCTTAAACGCAGGACGGGAAAAATTGGTTCTGTTCATGGCCGGTTGGAATCGATTACCGTGTCTCCCACACGGCGAGGCGGTCGAGGAAACTGCCCGAATAGTGCACCCGCACGACGATGACGCTGATATTGTCGCTGCCGCCGCGGCGGTTGGCGAGTTCCACCAGCATGTCGCAGGCCTCCTGCGGGCGGCGCTCGAGCACGAGGGTCCGCAATTCCGCGTCGGGCACGTACTGGTACAGGCCGTCGCTGCAAAGCAGGAACGACTCGTCGGTGCTCAGCGCGATGTCGCCGATGATGTCCACCTCCGTCGTCGGCCGCACACCGAGGGCGCGGTACAGATGCGACCGCTCGGGATGGTGTTCGGCCTCCTCCTTCGTGAGAATGCCCCGTCGCACCATCTCGGCCACTTTCGAGTGGTCGCGTGTGAGCTGCTCGATGCCGGTGCCGGTGATGCGGTACACGCGGCTGTCGCCCACATGGGCGATGGTGGCTGTGTGCTGCTGCAGCACGAGGGCGCAGCAGGTGGTGCCCATGCCGCGGAGCGCGGGATCGCCGTCGGCCGTGCGGTAGATGCGCGCGTTGGCCTCCTGCAGCGCGTGGTGCAGGCTCTCGGCGATGGTGGATCCGTGCATCGAGAAGTATACCTCGGGCACGGTGACGACGGCCAGGCTGCTGGCGTCGCGTCCACCGCTGTGGCCGCCCATGCCGTCGGCAACAACACAGAGCAAACCCTTCTCGCTCTCGAGGTCGGGCCGCTCGGCGGGGAAATATCCCATGGCATCCTGGTTCTCGCGGCGCATCATGCCGACGTCGGAGGCGCTCCCGATATCCACTGTGGCTTTTCGTTTCACCGGACCGGCGCTCCCTTACCCGTTGCTGAGAATTTCGACGGCGATGCCGCGTGTCGGACGCACCATACAGGCCAGCCGGCATTCACCGGCCTCGAGTCCGCAGATGTCTTCGAGCGTCCCGGTTTCATCGTCGCCCGGGGGCGCGAGGTGCTCCCGTCCCGCGATAATACGAATGGGGTCGCTGCCGCAAATGCCCGCATGGCACTCGGCCACGATCTTCACGCCGCTCTTCTCCGCCGCGTCACACACGGTGTTGCCCTTCTCGAACGGGGCTGAGACTCCGAGCGCGGGAAAAAGGACCACCATATCCGGTATTTCGCCAGGCGCGGACGCACCCGCGGCCGCCGATGCCGGAACGGGCACGGACGCTGCCGCGGGTGCGGGTGCTGCCGCGGGCGGCGCCTCAGCGGGCATGGGCGGGAAGAATCCCGAATGCCTGCGGTCGCTGGTGATTTCCACTTTCTGCACATAGCGGAAGGTCTGCTGCCCGAGGCGGAATTCATCGCCGTTCTGCAGCGGCGCTGCCTGCACTATTTTTCTCCACGTGCCGTTGACACTCTTCAGGTCCTTCGCGTACAGCAGACCGTTGCGCAGAGTGATCGAAAGATGCCTGCGCGAGAGTGTGCCGTCGTCCGCGTCGAGTGTGATGTCGGGCGCCTCGCGTCCGAGCACGACGGTTTTCTCCGGCACGGGATACCGGCGGATCTCCTTACCCGCCCTGTCGTAGTGCACATACTCCGACACCCGCCCCTCGCCGCGGAAGAGCAGGAACTGACGGCCGAGTTTGAGCAGATCGCCCGGCTGCACCGCGTACGGCACGCCTTCGGGAAGGCGCAGCAACACGCCGCTTCCTCCGCTGTCGTCCCGGAGTGTGGAGCCGTCCGGTCCGTGCACGATGGACGCGTGCGTCTCCGCGAGATACGGATCGTCGGCGAACACGATGTCGGCCTCGCTGCGGCCGATGCGTGTCACACGCTGTGTCTGCAGTGCATATTCATTCTCCTCGACATTCCCGGGCAGCAGACGCACGAGATACGCCGCGGCCGCCGCGTCCGCGTCCTGTTGCATCTCACGCGGCGCGGGAGGCGGAGCCGCGTCGGGCGATGCCGGAACCATGGTCACGCGCGGGGCGGTGCCTGCCGGGGGCGCATCGGCAAACTGCACCTGCACCTGCACGTCGGCAACGCCGTCGAGGCGCTGCCGTATCACATCCATCACATACACGCCGTCCACGATCGCTGCCTTGATATTCCCCCGATGTTTGATCTCGGGGAATTCCGCGGGATCGGCCGCGAAGTCCGTCACTTCGAGATAGGCCTGGCTGAGAATGTCGCCGATCAGGTACACGCAGGGCTGCTGCGTCTCGAGCAGTGTTGTGACGGCCATCCGTTTTTTCTTCGACGGACCGCCGGTCACCAGCGAGATTCCCATCGAGGCGAGCAGCCCCTCGGGAATGTCCTCGCCGATACACGCGATGCAGTACTCTTTCAGGAATTCGAAATGGACGCTTTCGTTCGGGCGGCCGTTCATCATGCGGCGGTCGGTGCGCACGGTCAGATACTCGCGTTTGTCGGGTCCGGTCACCACCGCCACGGGCTCGCTGCCGGGATGGTAGCGGATGTTGCCGTTGCCGATGTACGCCTCGAAGAACACCTCCGCCAGAGCTTTCGAGACCTTGGGCAGTTTGTCGCCGCGGTAGGACCAGTACACGGCCGTCGTATCACCCGCGCGTGTCTTCGCGTGCGAAATCTCGATCACGGCTTCCGCCGCCGAGGTGCCTCCGCCGATGACGCAGGCGGGCTCTCCGATATACGCGGCCGCGTCGTTGAGGCGGTACGCGATGCCGTCGGCATTGCCCGGTATGTCGAAGCGGCGCGGCACGCCGCGGCCGATGGCTAGCACCACGTGGCGCGCGGCGCAGCGGCCTTCGTTCTTTGTGTTGTGATTGTACACGCGCACATTCCACGCGCCGTCGCTGCGGCCCGCGAGTCCCAGCAGTTCCACGCCGGTCTGCGCGGGGATGCTGTATTCACCGTACCACGATTTCCACAGCGTAAACATGTCGTCCTTGTCCATCGGCGAGAAGGAGAGCTTCTCGATAAGTGGACCCGCAACAGGAAACGCCATCTTGTCACCTCCGCCGAAATCAGGAAGGATAAGCTTGTCCTTCGCGTAGTCGCGAATGCGTTTCATGATGTCGTCGTAGTCGATCACCAGGGCCGCGAGGCCCAGTTCCTTCGCGCGGAACGCCGCGGCGGTGCCCGCGGGTCCGCCGCCCACTATCAACACGTCGAGCACGGGCGGCAGTGTCACGGGTTCCGCGAGGGGTAACATACCTTCCCGCGCCTGATCCTCTCTATTCTCCATGTGCCGAGCTTCTCCGCTGTCTTGTGCCCACTGCGTCATGATGCCACACGATCGAAGACGGCCGTCGCGCTGCCGAAACGCAGCGTGTCGCCGGCGCGAAGCTGCTGTTCGCCCGTGATGCGACGGTCTCCGATCATCGTTCCGTTCTTGCTGCCAAGGTCGCGAAGCGCCGCCGCGCCGCCGCGTATCACTATCGCGGCGTGACGGCGCGACATCGATGCCTCGTTGAGCACGATGCTGCAGCCGTCTTCGCGGCCGATGGTGTTCTCGCCCTCCAGCAGCGTGAAGACACGCGGCGTCGCCCCTGGCACATTCACACGAAGCTGATACACGACGTCCGGAGCCGCGGTGGACGAGGGTACGAGGGATGGAATCGAGGCAGCGGCATCCGAAAACTCGGTGACACCCTTTTCCGGCGGAGCCGGATTCGATCCGAGCGCGGGCAGCATTCCCGCGTCATCCGAGAATTCCGTCCTGCCGCGCTCCGGTGTAAGCGGATTCGATCCGAGCGCGGGCATCATTCCCGCGTCATCCGAAAACTCCGTCTTTGCGCGCTCAGGCGCTGGTGCGGCCGATCCAATCGCCGGAGCGATAAAGGCGTCGTCCGAAAATTCCGTTTTGCCCCGCTCCGACTGCGCCGCCATGGGTGCGGGCTGGGCGACGGAGGGTGCGGGACTGGGACGCGGCTGCGCGGACGCGGACTGTGCAGGGGTAGATTTTGCCTGCGCGGACGCGGAGTGTGCAGGGGTGGATTTTGCCTGCGCGGACGCGACCTCTTTCGCGCGCGGAGCGGTCGGCTGCTTCTGACGCACGGGCACTTCTCCGTCGTGCACGAGGAACACAAAGTCGAAGACGTTTGCGAAGGTCACGATGCACGGACTGTCGAGCCGTGTCGGGCGCGTCACGCGCATACCATCGATCCGTGTGCCGTTGCGGCTGCTCAGATCCTCGATGAAGTACGCGCCCGCGGCCTTGTCGTACCAGATGCGCGCGTGACGGCTCGAAATGATTTCCGGGTACAGGACGATGGAATTATCCGCGGCCTTGCCGATCCGCGCCTCGTCGGTGATGGCAAACGAGGCACCTGCAAGCTGTCCGGTGCGGGAGAATAATTGCGCGCTCACGTGTGTTTCCTCTCTGCCGCCCGTGTCAGGCGATGCGTCATTTTCATTTGTCGTTGACGAACAGCGTCAGATTGGCGCGCTGCGTTTTGTCGGGGTGGAATGAGTGGCATGACACGCAGTTCGTGGAAGCGCGCGACGAGCTGTGACACTTCTCGCAATTCTCCTTCTTTGGAATGTTTTGCACCGCGGCGCGGTCCGCAAGCAGACCCACCGGTGTTTTTCCCGCCATCTCCTTCGTGATCGGAATGTCGGTGTGGCAGTCGAGGCAGCGGCTGTCGACGATATGCGCGCGGTGGTTGAACTCGGCGCGTCGCAGCAGCCGCTGATCCGCAGCCACGGCCTGTACCGACGCGTCCGCGACCACGTGGCACACGAGGCAGGGCTTGGCAAGTTTGAGCGCGAGGTCGTTTATCTCGGCGCGCATCGCGGGTGTGATGTTCGGATTCTGCCGCGACATGGCGAGTTCGAAGGCCGAGGCCGCGAGGGTGTCGCTTAAACGCTCGAGGCGCGCGGCAACCTTTTTCAGCGCGTCGTTGATAAGGACAAGATCATCCTGAATTTCTTGTTCGGGACGCGACCGCAATTCGTCGGCGTAACCCTGCAGCGTGCGCACGGCCTCGCGGTACTGCGCCCGCGTGCGCGGTTGCAGCGTGGATCCGGCCGCGAGCAGCAGATCCGATATCCCGAGATCCGAGTACAACATGCCCCGCAGTCGCCGCAGATTCTCGAGCACCCAGGGATCCTTGTGATACACGGGCGACTTCTTCACGCGCCCGCCGCCGCCGCCGGAAAATTCGTTCGGATTGGTATAGAAGGCCCAGCGCGTGCCGGGTCCGCCGCGCCGCTGTATCATCTCGAGGGTCTCCACGCCCGGAGCCGCGGGATTCATCACGTCGGCCACGGGCAGGGACGCCGTTTCGGATGTCACGGTGAGGTGGCAGTCGCCGCACTGTGTGTCGAAGTCGAGGGGTTTGAAGTTTTTCCCGTCCGGCGCGGGCACGTGGCAGTACAGGCACGACTGTTCGAGATACGTGATGCCGCGTTCCTTCGCGAGTTTTTCGGACACGAACTTCATGTGGCGGATGTGTGTGAAGAGCAGCGCCGAATCGTCCGGCGTCTGCGTGCGCGCAAACTCGAATTCGGGATGCCCGCCGGTGAACGAGCCCGCGTCGTGGCAGGTGATGCACTGCGCGTCTGTGACCGCGCTGATCGAGGCCTCGCGGCCCTTGTGTTCGGCGTGGCAGTCGGCGCACTGCAGGTCGTCGCCATGCGCCTCGACGCCGCGTCTGATACGCGCAGGATCGTCGGATCGGTAGCGGTAATGCGCGCGCGTCGAGTACACGCCGATGTCGTCTCCCGACTTCTCGTGGCAGCCCGCGCATTTACGGCGCACAGCCGCCCGCGGTTCGGAATGGCAGCGCGCACAGTCGTTGCTGTACATGGCGTGATGCGTCGACAGATCACCCGCCGACAGCGAGGAGCCGCCAAGCAGCAGCAGATCGGCCGCTGCGTACACGATCACCGCGGCACAGGCCATGGCGCCCCACAGCAGCATACGTCTGCGCGGACGCGGCGTGAGGTACGACGCCGAGACCGGCAGACGGACCTTTCCGAAAATTCCCTTCGAGGTGTTGTTCCGAGATGCCATGCCGGTCCTGTCAGTAATACACGACGGTGAAAATGTGAAGGAGAAGCAGCGCGAGCAGCAGCAGCGACACGGGCAGATGTGTCACGAGCCAGGCGCGCAGAGGTTTCTGCAGCGTGTAATGCGCGTCGATCTCGAGTTTGCTGCGGTAGAGGTCGCGAAGCTGCGTGAAGCGCTCGCGCTCCTCGGGCGACAGCACGCCCTCGAGATAGGCGAACTCGC contains:
- a CDS encoding protein kinase, with amino-acid sequence MSGLIGQTIDTYEVQGVLGNGGMGVVYRAVDTTLDRPVALKMMDSRFASDEMFLKRFQSEAKALAKLQHPGIVSIYALRETAQGFLIAMELVEGGTLADRLRQSGPMSPESCVRIFSQILTALDHAHEAGIVHRDIKPGNIMITADERVKVTDFGLAKIQQSSAMTMTMGTAGTLYYMSPEQVRGLANVDRRGDIYSLGITLYEALTGRVPFGDDVTDFAIRKAIVDGDLPPLEKAKPDLPRGLVAVVQRSIEKDPEKRYQTAAEMRTALEAHGSGVAAAPRVAAETVFVSDTPAAPSRRKFPLLPVAGLFLLVAVAALYFLWPSISGSGSGDADGAGAPSVAEKKSAGADPPPSIQSKQADSTEPGSNTQSDPSTIEKPSTATPGGTRPRQDPPPRNERRVETPPGGNTTGPAVTTERGRLAVAVFPSGRVTVDGITRNADAGQTAGFDLAAGSKTVTVTHPVYGTKRFSAAVDAGGTQNVSFYFEQTITVFVRPQFGNISVNGEDIGLYTTKMLTKGPGRYTINVAKEGKVVESVTLNGKTVSPGPQTITIEAGEQKRDYRIIFTMKDKI
- a CDS encoding Stp1/IreP family PP2C-type Ser/Thr phosphatase, encoding MKRKATVDIGSASDVGMMRRENQDAMGYFPAERPDLESEKGLLCVVADGMGGHSGGRDASSLAVVTVPEVYFSMHGSTIAESLHHALQEANARIYRTADGDPALRGMGTTCCALVLQQHTATIAHVGDSRVYRITGTGIEQLTRDHSKVAEMVRRGILTKEEAEHHPERSHLYRALGVRPTTEVDIIGDIALSTDESFLLCSDGLYQYVPDAELRTLVLERRPQEACDMLVELANRRGGSDNISVIVVRVHYSGSFLDRLAVWETR
- a CDS encoding FAD-dependent oxidoreductase, whose translation is MLPLAEPVTLPPVLDVLIVGGGPAGTAAAFRAKELGLAALVIDYDDIMKRIRDYAKDKLILPDFGGGDKMAFPVAGPLIEKLSFSPMDKDDMFTLWKSWYGEYSIPAQTGVELLGLAGRSDGAWNVRVYNHNTKNEGRCAARHVVLAIGRGVPRRFDIPGNADGIAYRLNDAAAYIGEPACVIGGGTSAAEAVIEISHAKTRAGDTTAVYWSYRGDKLPKVSKALAEVFFEAYIGNGNIRYHPGSEPVAVVTGPDKREYLTVRTDRRMMNGRPNESVHFEFLKEYCIACIGEDIPEGLLASMGISLVTGGPSKKKRMAVTTLLETQQPCVYLIGDILSQAYLEVTDFAADPAEFPEIKHRGNIKAAIVDGVYVMDVIRQRLDGVADVQVQVQFADAPPAGTAPRVTMVPASPDAAPPPAPREMQQDADAAAAAYLVRLLPGNVEENEYALQTQRVTRIGRSEADIVFADDPYLAETHASIVHGPDGSTLRDDSGGSGVLLRLPEGVPYAVQPGDLLKLGRQFLLFRGEGRVSEYVHYDRAGKEIRRYPVPEKTVVLGREAPDITLDADDGTLSRRHLSITLRNGLLYAKDLKSVNGTWRKIVQAAPLQNGDEFRLGQQTFRYVQKVEITSDRRHSGFFPPMPAEAPPAAAPAPAAASVPVPASAAAGASAPGEIPDMVVLFPALGVSAPFEKGNTVCDAAEKSGVKIVAECHAGICGSDPIRIIAGREHLAPPGDDETGTLEDICGLEAGECRLACMVRPTRGIAVEILSNG
- a CDS encoding FHA domain-containing protein, translated to MSAQLFSRTGQLAGASFAITDEARIGKAADNSIVLYPEIISSRHARIWYDKAAGAYFIEDLSSRNGTRIDGMRVTRPTRLDSPCIVTFANVFDFVFLVHDGEVPVRQKQPTAPRAKEVASAQAKSTPAHSASAQAKSTPAQSASAQPRPSPAPSVAQPAPMAAQSERGKTEFSDDAFIAPAIGSAAPAPERAKTEFSDDAGMMPALGSNPLTPERGRTEFSDDAGMLPALGSNPAPPEKGVTEFSDAAASIPSLVPSSTAAPDVVYQLRVNVPGATPRVFTLLEGENTIGREDGCSIVLNEASMSRRHAAIVIRGGAAALRDLGSKNGTMIGDRRITGEQQLRAGDTLRFGSATAVFDRVAS